One Lacticaseibacillus rhamnosus genomic window carries:
- a CDS encoding YhgE/Pip family protein — protein sequence MIKSEWLSVLKRPMVIVVLFFITLIPAIYSGVYLSSMWNTYEHTKDLPAAIVNNDTGITDNGQAVNAGKDLVKGVLKSDSMHYHVTSKQEADRGLKNGDYYLVIEIPNHFSKDSRSLLTQHPTAMNITYKVNPGTDFFASQIAKGTATAIQAKLNQQISAIYFKNLTAGVVSGTQGNAKLLTAIDALNAGSQALSTGLSQQKTAITALSNNLPSTAQPLATQLTSSNIALSNAATSLTAGTAKVQSALTQSLKTQPRLAVASKNIHLLSAPVTLTRVDISHTPTNGVGMAPFAIAIGLYVGCISLSFMYDMYSPKTKPTKAIAWWWSKYSLLLVLIGIQVGCQAIVVMSLGLKPLSIGNTCLAMLVTAITFITCVFGLNTILGAFGKYLVTILLILQLGASTGVYPLETANVFTRISSPFLPMTYGIHAMREAISIGGQMTHDLVVMLVVTLVINGLVIVKLELDRKHEKFSDLVDDVVSSIN from the coding sequence ATGATTAAATCAGAATGGTTATCTGTCTTAAAACGACCAATGGTGATCGTTGTTCTTTTCTTCATTACTCTTATTCCGGCAATCTATTCAGGTGTCTATCTCTCTTCAATGTGGAACACCTACGAGCACACGAAGGATTTACCTGCCGCAATTGTCAATAACGACACTGGTATAACCGACAACGGTCAAGCGGTTAACGCCGGAAAAGATCTTGTCAAAGGGGTGCTCAAGTCAGATTCAATGCATTATCACGTCACTTCAAAACAAGAAGCTGACCGCGGTTTGAAAAATGGCGACTATTATCTTGTCATTGAAATTCCAAATCATTTTTCAAAAGACTCCCGATCACTTTTAACGCAACATCCCACGGCCATGAATATCACGTACAAAGTGAATCCAGGAACAGATTTCTTTGCCTCACAAATAGCAAAGGGCACGGCCACTGCTATTCAAGCCAAGCTCAACCAACAGATTTCCGCTATTTACTTTAAAAATCTAACGGCAGGGGTCGTTTCTGGAACCCAAGGCAACGCAAAATTACTAACTGCCATTGATGCACTTAATGCCGGCAGTCAAGCCTTATCCACTGGTCTGTCGCAACAGAAAACGGCGATCACCGCACTCAGTAACAACCTTCCGAGTACAGCCCAACCGTTGGCAACGCAGCTAACCTCATCGAACATTGCACTATCTAACGCTGCGACCTCGCTAACAGCTGGTACGGCAAAGGTTCAAAGTGCCTTAACCCAATCACTTAAAACGCAGCCCAGACTAGCCGTCGCCTCCAAGAATATTCACTTATTATCCGCCCCTGTCACTTTAACCCGTGTTGACATTTCCCATACACCTACTAACGGCGTCGGCATGGCACCATTCGCGATTGCAATCGGCCTTTATGTCGGCTGCATCTCGCTTAGTTTTATGTACGACATGTACTCACCAAAAACAAAACCAACCAAAGCAATTGCATGGTGGTGGAGCAAATATAGTCTGCTGTTAGTTCTAATTGGGATTCAAGTAGGCTGTCAGGCCATCGTTGTCATGAGCCTAGGACTAAAACCGTTATCCATTGGCAACACTTGTTTAGCAATGTTGGTCACGGCTATCACCTTCATAACCTGTGTTTTTGGCCTAAATACCATTCTTGGTGCTTTCGGCAAATACCTGGTCACCATTTTATTGATTCTTCAACTAGGTGCTTCGACCGGCGTCTATCCGTTGGAAACAGCCAATGTTTTCACCCGTATCTCTAGCCCATTCTTGCCCATGACCTATGGCATCCACGCCATGCGCGAAGCAATTTCAATAGGCGGTCAAATGACCCACGACTTGGTTGTCATGTTAGTAGTCACCCTTGTCATCAATGGTTTAGTCATTGTCAAACTTGAGTTGGATCGTAAACACGAAAAGTTTAGCGATCTTGTTGATGATGTCGTGTCATCCATCAACTAG
- a CDS encoding NAD(P)H-dependent oxidoreductase, whose protein sequence is MATKLILIVYCHPYTHSFNHAVLTHLEKNLTDHGLHYQLIDLYGDHFQPFYDIEELRLFHQGQTHDPLVKHYLDQLKTAQGIIFVTPIWWNSVPGMLKGFIDKVMKEGDGLTHTVTKTGVRGCLTNLKRAYVFTTSTSPTFWFRTTSGNSIQKIFINKTLKQLGIQKAKWYNFGNISHASKTQRDHYLVTCQKRPLLF, encoded by the coding sequence ATGGCCACTAAATTAATTTTGATCGTGTATTGTCACCCTTACACCCACAGCTTTAATCATGCTGTGTTAACGCACTTAGAAAAAAACCTCACCGATCATGGTCTTCATTATCAACTCATCGACCTATACGGCGATCACTTTCAACCTTTTTACGATATTGAAGAGTTGCGCTTGTTCCATCAAGGGCAAACACATGATCCGCTTGTTAAACATTATCTTGATCAATTAAAAACAGCTCAAGGGATCATTTTCGTCACGCCAATTTGGTGGAACAGCGTCCCTGGCATGCTCAAAGGTTTCATTGATAAAGTGATGAAGGAAGGCGACGGTTTAACGCATACTGTCACCAAAACTGGCGTCCGCGGCTGCTTGACTAATTTAAAACGAGCCTATGTTTTCACCACTTCTACATCACCAACATTTTGGTTCCGTACCACATCTGGAAACAGCATTCAGAAAATCTTCATCAATAAAACGCTGAAACAATTGGGCATTCAGAAAGCCAAGTGGTATAACTTCGGCAACATCAGTCATGCATCGAAAACCCAACGCGATCATTATCTGGTGACATGCCAGAAACGACCCCTGCTCTTTTGA
- a CDS encoding PadR family transcriptional regulator, giving the protein MNNEQIILGLLYKHSRTGYELNEVFKNIFSHFYDASFGMIYPTLRRLEKNGLVSKKMVVQSGRPNKNQYAITEEGKKVFEDSLDASVVPDTRHSDFLMRLYFGEYESDTALQAMIQQQIGWLGMQIDKLQLRLKEWPNMTKTQHLSFSVGIAEYEAQIKTLKAYLQTDEPKGNDSEHR; this is encoded by the coding sequence ATGAATAATGAGCAGATTATCCTTGGCTTGCTATATAAACATTCGAGAACAGGGTACGAATTGAACGAAGTCTTTAAAAATATTTTCAGTCATTTTTATGACGCTTCTTTTGGTATGATTTATCCAACCTTGCGACGTCTAGAGAAGAATGGCCTTGTTTCCAAAAAAATGGTCGTCCAAAGTGGGCGACCAAATAAAAATCAATATGCCATTACTGAAGAAGGTAAAAAGGTTTTTGAAGACTCGCTTGATGCGTCAGTTGTTCCGGATACCCGTCATTCAGATTTCTTGATGCGACTCTACTTTGGTGAATACGAATCGGATACAGCCTTACAAGCGATGATTCAACAGCAAATTGGGTGGTTAGGAATGCAAATTGACAAATTACAGTTGCGGCTAAAAGAATGGCCAAACATGACTAAAACCCAGCATCTTTCTTTTTCGGTTGGCATTGCCGAGTATGAGGCGCAGATCAAGACGTTAAAAGCATATTTACAGACAGACGAGCCAAAGGGAAACGACTCAGAGCACCGCTAG
- the mfd gene encoding transcription-repair coupling factor, translated as MNLIDMVQADPELSALWPKLETGRHLVTGLSGSAKTVFFGALLQQQKKQLLIVENNRFHADELAADLSSLLGDALVYDFPVEDVLAAEVAVSSPETRNDRINALTFIQSGQPGIIVTSLAGYKRILPAPAAWAASELVVDMDSELDPQTVAKQLVAMGYRRDSLVSAPGQFAIRGGIIDIYPLNQDDPIRIELFDTEIDSIRSFDIATQRSLKKLDQIVIAPATDMIASDQVLTDAGARIGKQATAYKAKVKDAAAKQAITDGLLTTSQQLQALERPENLALYAPELYPEHHRITDYLAGDALVAFDDYSRLLDSDTNLVQDTAEWYSQLQEEGRLLPKTPNPTIQALNQRDRHPRLYLSLFQKGMGQLRLDSLTNVPSRNVQQFFSQMPLLKTETDRWVKQKQTVVFLVSDKNRLDKLSATLHDFEISNVVTEPNQLLSGKVQLTDGSLKNGFELPDLKLVVVTEHELFNARQRRRARHQTLANTERLRSYNELKPGDYVVHVNHGIGQYTGMETLEVDGVHRDYITIVYRNNDKLFIPVDQLNLVQKYVSADGKTPNVNKLGGTEWQKTKRKVAARIEDIADELIDLYAKREAEKGYAFGPDDDLQQKFEDEFPYPETPDQLRSAKEIKRDMEKPKPMDRLLVGDVGFGKTEVALRAAFKAVDYGKQVAILVPTTILAQQHFDTMKDRFADFPVKIGLLSRFQTPHQNKMTIKGLKNGTIDIVVGTHRLLSKDVAFRDLGLLVIDEEQRFGVKHKERIKQLKSNVDVLTLTATPIPRTLNMSMLGVRDLSVIETPPTNRYPIQTFVMEQNPGVIREAIEREMERGGQVFYLHNRVEDMERTVSQLEELVPDASIGYAHGQMTETQLENVIYDFLHGAYDVLVTTTIIETGVDMPNANTLIIENADHYGLSQLYQLRGRIGRSSRVAYAYFMYQPMKVLNEVAEKRLQAIKDFTELGSGFKIAMRDLSIRGAGNLLGKQQHGFIDSVGYDLYTQMLQEAVNKRRGLKTVQKTDAEIDLGLEAYLPTDYVADSRQKIELYKRIREADSDEAETEISEDLIDRFGDYPQPVTNLLAIAHLKRFADLAWVDHVQKNDQKMTVVLTPQATAKAQGEPIFKALAATTLKAQVAIADGKLTVTLAVPATMKEDEWLGQLTAFMKGLLAVVNPQPGKKPAA; from the coding sequence ATGAATTTAATCGACATGGTGCAGGCAGATCCGGAACTGTCGGCATTATGGCCTAAGCTCGAGACAGGCCGCCATTTGGTGACAGGACTATCAGGTTCGGCCAAGACGGTCTTTTTTGGCGCACTCTTGCAGCAGCAAAAAAAGCAGCTGCTGATTGTCGAAAATAATCGGTTTCATGCAGACGAGTTGGCAGCAGATTTGAGTAGTTTATTAGGCGATGCGCTTGTTTATGATTTTCCGGTTGAAGATGTATTGGCGGCTGAAGTGGCGGTCAGTTCACCGGAAACCCGCAACGACCGGATCAACGCACTGACCTTTATTCAAAGCGGCCAACCGGGCATTATTGTTACCAGCCTGGCAGGATATAAGCGAATTTTACCCGCACCGGCTGCATGGGCGGCAAGTGAGTTGGTTGTTGATATGGATTCAGAGCTTGATCCGCAAACGGTCGCCAAGCAGCTTGTGGCGATGGGTTATCGGCGTGATTCATTAGTGAGTGCGCCCGGCCAATTTGCCATTCGCGGTGGGATTATCGATATTTATCCATTAAATCAGGATGATCCGATTCGCATTGAGTTGTTTGATACGGAAATCGACTCGATTCGCAGCTTCGACATTGCTACCCAGCGCAGTTTGAAAAAGCTTGATCAGATTGTCATTGCACCGGCTACTGACATGATCGCTTCCGATCAGGTGCTGACCGATGCCGGTGCGCGAATCGGTAAGCAGGCAACAGCTTACAAAGCGAAAGTCAAGGATGCAGCGGCAAAGCAAGCGATTACCGATGGCTTGTTGACGACCAGCCAGCAGTTACAAGCATTAGAACGGCCAGAAAACCTGGCATTGTATGCGCCGGAGCTGTATCCGGAACATCACCGCATTACTGATTATCTTGCCGGTGATGCGCTGGTAGCGTTTGATGATTACAGTCGCCTGTTGGATAGTGATACGAATTTGGTGCAGGATACGGCTGAATGGTATTCACAGCTGCAAGAGGAAGGCCGTTTGTTGCCTAAAACACCTAATCCTACGATCCAAGCGCTTAATCAGCGTGATCGGCATCCGCGGCTTTACTTGAGCCTTTTCCAAAAAGGAATGGGTCAGTTGCGGTTGGATAGCTTGACTAACGTGCCGAGTCGCAATGTTCAACAATTCTTTAGTCAGATGCCATTGCTCAAAACCGAAACGGATCGGTGGGTGAAACAAAAGCAGACCGTGGTTTTCCTGGTTTCCGATAAGAACCGTTTGGATAAGCTGAGTGCTACTTTACATGATTTTGAGATTAGTAATGTGGTGACCGAACCTAATCAGCTGCTTTCAGGAAAAGTTCAGTTAACCGATGGCAGTCTGAAGAACGGCTTTGAATTGCCGGATTTGAAGCTGGTAGTGGTGACAGAACACGAGCTGTTCAATGCTCGGCAGCGGCGGCGGGCTCGCCATCAGACGTTGGCAAATACGGAACGCCTCCGCAGCTATAATGAATTAAAGCCTGGCGATTATGTTGTTCATGTCAACCACGGGATTGGGCAATATACCGGCATGGAGACGCTTGAAGTTGACGGTGTCCATCGCGATTACATCACCATCGTTTATCGCAACAATGACAAACTGTTTATTCCGGTTGACCAATTAAATCTGGTTCAGAAATATGTTTCTGCAGATGGCAAAACGCCTAACGTCAATAAGCTTGGCGGTACCGAGTGGCAAAAGACCAAACGCAAAGTGGCGGCTCGAATCGAAGACATTGCCGACGAGCTGATTGACTTGTACGCAAAACGGGAAGCGGAAAAAGGTTATGCTTTCGGGCCGGATGATGATCTGCAGCAAAAATTTGAAGATGAGTTTCCTTATCCCGAGACGCCTGATCAACTGCGATCGGCAAAAGAAATTAAGCGGGATATGGAGAAACCCAAACCCATGGATCGCTTGCTTGTCGGGGATGTGGGCTTTGGCAAAACCGAAGTCGCGTTACGGGCAGCATTTAAAGCAGTTGACTATGGTAAGCAGGTCGCAATTTTAGTACCGACTACCATCTTGGCGCAGCAACATTTTGACACCATGAAGGATCGATTTGCCGATTTTCCGGTTAAAATCGGCTTGTTATCGCGCTTCCAGACACCGCATCAAAATAAAATGACGATTAAAGGACTCAAAAACGGCACGATTGACATTGTTGTCGGCACCCATCGACTGCTTTCTAAAGATGTGGCATTTCGTGACCTCGGTTTGTTGGTGATTGATGAAGAGCAGCGTTTTGGGGTGAAGCACAAGGAACGGATTAAGCAACTGAAAAGCAATGTGGATGTGTTAACGCTGACGGCAACGCCAATTCCACGTACGCTAAACATGTCGATGCTTGGCGTGCGGGACTTAAGTGTCATTGAGACGCCACCGACAAATCGCTATCCGATTCAGACCTTTGTGATGGAGCAAAACCCCGGGGTCATTCGGGAAGCCATCGAACGCGAAATGGAACGCGGTGGTCAAGTCTTTTACCTGCATAATCGGGTGGAGGATATGGAGCGAACCGTGAGTCAATTGGAAGAGCTAGTGCCTGACGCTAGCATCGGGTATGCCCACGGTCAGATGACGGAAACCCAGCTGGAAAATGTCATCTATGATTTTCTGCATGGCGCGTATGACGTATTAGTGACCACGACCATTATTGAAACCGGGGTCGATATGCCGAACGCCAATACGCTGATTATTGAAAATGCGGATCATTATGGATTGTCCCAGTTGTATCAGTTACGCGGACGTATCGGGCGTTCCAGCCGTGTTGCTTACGCTTATTTCATGTATCAACCGATGAAGGTACTTAATGAAGTGGCCGAAAAACGGCTGCAGGCGATTAAGGATTTCACGGAATTAGGTAGCGGCTTTAAGATTGCGATGCGTGATTTGTCGATTCGCGGTGCGGGGAACTTGTTAGGCAAACAACAGCATGGATTTATTGATTCGGTTGGGTATGACTTGTACACGCAGATGTTACAAGAGGCGGTTAACAAACGCCGCGGACTTAAAACCGTTCAAAAAACCGATGCGGAAATCGACTTGGGTCTGGAAGCATACCTGCCAACGGATTATGTTGCCGACTCGCGCCAGAAAATTGAACTGTACAAACGGATTCGTGAAGCAGACAGTGATGAAGCCGAAACCGAGATTAGTGAAGATTTGATTGATCGATTCGGCGATTATCCACAGCCGGTGACGAATCTTTTGGCAATCGCACATCTGAAACGTTTCGCTGATTTGGCTTGGGTGGATCACGTCCAGAAAAACGACCAGAAAATGACGGTGGTGTTAACCCCGCAAGCGACTGCTAAAGCACAAGGCGAACCGATCTTCAAGGCGTTGGCGGCTACGACTTTGAAAGCACAAGTAGCAATTGCCGATGGAAAGCTGACGGTAACGCTCGCTGTGCCAGCAACCATGAAAGAAGACGAGTGGCTAGGGCAACTAACTGCTTTCATGAAGGGATTGCTGGCGGTTGTGAATCCGCAGCCGGGAAAAAAGCCTGCCGCCTAA
- the pth gene encoding aminoacyl-tRNA hydrolase has product MKMIVGLGNPGRQYAGTKHNMGFMVVDGLAQRMGLTLNKLEFDAATATTRVHDEKVFLVKPQTYMNASGRAVRQLMMYYQIRLDEILVVHDDMDLTLGKLRLRQRGSAGGHNGIKDIISATGSDEFYRLKIGIQHPQRQRVVDWVLTPFAKTDQPVIDAAITKADDALEDWLNGMPFAQLMNKFN; this is encoded by the coding sequence ATGAAAATGATTGTGGGTCTGGGAAATCCCGGACGTCAATATGCAGGCACGAAGCACAATATGGGATTCATGGTGGTTGATGGCTTGGCACAGCGAATGGGGCTCACCCTTAACAAGCTTGAATTCGATGCTGCCACAGCAACGACACGTGTTCATGATGAAAAAGTTTTCCTGGTTAAACCACAGACCTATATGAACGCGTCGGGACGCGCAGTGCGGCAGTTAATGATGTATTACCAGATTAGGTTAGACGAAATTCTAGTGGTACACGATGATATGGATCTGACATTGGGCAAGTTACGATTGCGCCAGCGAGGATCAGCCGGCGGTCACAACGGTATCAAGGACATTATCAGCGCTACGGGAAGTGACGAATTCTATCGGTTAAAGATCGGCATTCAGCACCCGCAGCGGCAGCGAGTTGTGGACTGGGTGTTGACCCCATTTGCCAAAACCGATCAACCAGTGATTGATGCTGCTATCACTAAAGCGGATGATGCATTGGAAGATTGGCTAAACGGCATGCCATTTGCCCAGTTGATGAATAAGTTTAATTAA
- a CDS encoding L-lactate dehydrogenase encodes MHIRKDDITVASITDKDHQKVILVGDGAVGSSYAYAMVLQGIAQEIGIVDIFKDKTKGDAIDLSNALPFTSPKKIYSAEYSDAKDADLVVITAGAPQKPGETRLDLVNKNLKILKSIVDPIVDSGFNGIFLVAANPVDILTYATWKLSGFPKNRVVGSGTSLDTARFRQSIAEMVNVDARSVHAYIMGEHGDTEFPVWSHANIGGVTIAEWVKAHPEIKEDKLVKMFEDVRDAAYEIIKLKGATFYGIATALARISKAILNDENAVLPLSVYMDGQYGLNDIYIGTPAVINRNGIQNILEIPLTDHEEESMQKSASQLKKVLTDAFAKNDIETRQ; translated from the coding sequence ATGCACATAAGAAAGGATGATATCACCGTGGCAAGTATTACGGATAAGGATCACCAAAAAGTTATTCTCGTTGGTGATGGCGCCGTTGGTTCAAGCTATGCCTATGCAATGGTTTTGCAAGGTATCGCTCAAGAAATCGGGATCGTTGACATTTTCAAGGACAAGACGAAAGGTGACGCAATTGATTTAAGTAACGCGCTCCCATTCACCAGTCCTAAGAAGATTTATTCTGCTGAATACAGCGATGCCAAGGATGCTGATCTGGTTGTTATCACTGCTGGTGCTCCTCAAAAGCCTGGCGAAACTCGCTTGGATCTGGTTAACAAGAACTTGAAGATTTTGAAGTCCATTGTTGACCCTATCGTGGATTCTGGCTTTAACGGTATCTTCTTGGTTGCTGCTAACCCAGTTGATATCTTGACTTATGCTACTTGGAAGCTTTCCGGATTCCCGAAGAACCGGGTTGTTGGTTCAGGTACTTCTCTGGACACCGCTCGTTTCCGTCAATCCATTGCTGAAATGGTTAACGTTGATGCTCGTTCCGTCCACGCATATATCATGGGTGAACACGGCGACACAGAATTTCCTGTATGGTCCCACGCTAACATTGGTGGCGTTACCATCGCTGAATGGGTTAAAGCACATCCAGAAATCAAAGAAGACAAACTCGTTAAGATGTTTGAAGACGTTCGTGACGCTGCTTACGAAATCATCAAACTCAAGGGTGCAACCTTCTACGGTATCGCAACTGCTTTGGCACGGATTTCCAAAGCAATTCTTAACGATGAAAATGCGGTACTCCCATTGTCCGTTTACATGGACGGCCAATACGGCTTGAACGACATCTACATTGGTACACCTGCTGTGATCAACCGCAATGGTATCCAGAACATTCTGGAAATCCCATTGACCGACCACGAAGAAGAATCCATGCAGAAGTCGGCTTCACAATTGAAGAAAGTTCTGACCGATGCGTTTGCTAAGAACGACATCGAAACACGTCAGTAA
- a CDS encoding putative polysaccharide biosynthesis protein, whose protein sequence is MHNQQMKHLMRGAWILSLSSLIAKILSAVYRVPFQNMVGDTGFYAYQQIYPIYGLGMTFALSGFPVYISKLVAEADSLEAKRTVAHQSRVILTWISWALFLGLEFFGAAIAQAMADPELLPLIQMVAFMFLTMPLLATGRGYFQGTFDMVKTATSQVVEQLVRVAVILLAAWWFLQYHWSVYQMGAVAMSGAFFGGAAAALTLWRPYRQVFGQQQYQFPGLHAYGRLISRFIREGGAITLYAALLILLQLIDSFTVTKGLTGSGIAMATAKSLKGVYDRGQPLVQLGLVVAASLSTTLLPSLTQARQLRQRRQFIQRGAELVHFNLAFALAAASGLIVLMPAINLLLFGDTAGTYALQLYALAIAVVAMINAYNAILQSLDRYTGISVALLLGIVVKALSNEPLVMRFGTAGASGATILALGVILCLIYYAVPETIKGRSALRLFVPKLVAVTGIMTVIVHVTVGWIPLSSRTVAVGVTLLGVVIGVVVFLIAGTWLRLLTLREMLDLPGGKKYLRLLRRIKAR, encoded by the coding sequence ATGCATAATCAACAAATGAAACATTTGATGCGCGGTGCGTGGATCTTGAGTCTTAGTTCCTTGATTGCAAAGATTCTAAGCGCCGTTTATCGCGTTCCTTTCCAGAATATGGTTGGCGACACTGGGTTTTACGCCTATCAGCAAATTTATCCGATTTATGGACTGGGCATGACGTTTGCGTTGTCAGGGTTTCCGGTTTATATCTCCAAGCTGGTTGCAGAAGCTGACAGTCTCGAAGCCAAACGAACAGTGGCCCATCAAAGTCGGGTCATTTTGACTTGGATTTCGTGGGCGTTATTTTTGGGACTCGAATTTTTTGGGGCCGCAATTGCGCAGGCGATGGCGGATCCGGAATTGTTGCCGTTAATCCAAATGGTGGCCTTTATGTTCTTAACCATGCCGCTACTGGCAACTGGCCGCGGTTATTTTCAAGGCACTTTTGATATGGTAAAAACCGCAACGAGTCAAGTGGTTGAACAGCTTGTCCGGGTGGCGGTGATTCTGCTAGCGGCTTGGTGGTTTCTGCAATATCACTGGAGCGTTTATCAAATGGGCGCTGTTGCCATGAGTGGGGCATTTTTTGGCGGGGCCGCCGCTGCTTTGACTTTATGGCGGCCTTATCGGCAAGTTTTTGGTCAGCAGCAGTATCAATTTCCCGGGCTTCACGCATACGGCCGCTTAATTAGTCGGTTTATCCGTGAAGGTGGGGCGATTACGCTTTATGCGGCTTTGTTGATCTTGCTACAGCTGATTGACAGCTTCACGGTGACGAAAGGTTTGACTGGTTCAGGGATTGCAATGGCAACTGCCAAGAGCTTAAAAGGGGTTTATGATCGCGGCCAGCCACTGGTCCAATTGGGTTTGGTGGTGGCAGCGTCTTTGTCTACAACGTTGCTACCCAGTCTGACTCAGGCGCGGCAATTACGACAGCGCCGCCAGTTCATTCAGCGCGGAGCCGAATTAGTCCATTTCAACTTAGCCTTTGCGCTGGCGGCGGCTTCGGGACTGATTGTCTTGATGCCGGCGATTAATCTATTATTGTTTGGCGATACGGCTGGCACTTATGCCTTGCAGTTATATGCACTTGCCATTGCCGTTGTTGCCATGATCAACGCGTATAATGCGATTTTGCAAAGCCTTGATCGGTATACAGGGATCAGTGTGGCCTTATTACTCGGCATTGTGGTGAAGGCGCTGAGCAATGAACCACTGGTGATGCGCTTTGGAACAGCAGGAGCAAGCGGGGCGACAATTTTGGCCTTGGGTGTGATCCTGTGCTTGATTTATTATGCAGTTCCTGAGACGATCAAAGGCAGAAGTGCACTGCGGCTGTTTGTACCCAAGCTTGTTGCCGTGACCGGGATTATGACGGTTATTGTGCATGTTACGGTGGGATGGATTCCGCTGAGCTCAAGAACTGTGGCAGTCGGTGTCACGTTGCTTGGCGTTGTCATCGGCGTCGTGGTCTTCTTGATTGCCGGAACATGGCTGCGATTGTTGACGTTACGCGAGATGCTAGATCTGCCAGGCGGGAAAAAGTATTTACGATTGTTACGACGAATAAAAGCGAGGTAA
- a CDS encoding L,D-transpeptidase family protein: MNKKKWWLLALGAVVILLGGFYIFRSMHYRDHFLPNTEVLGVDVSDQTVSAANKKLIQQFSERQYTFVEDDKKVLKVKGSALGISQDFNQGLTQVLNKQNPWQWTTSIFAGQKAHAEEDPSINKTALTKFAQTTADKLNQGRQGPENAKLVADGTKYKIQKEVNGTQIDADKLATTVTNVLDNHQQTVNLAAAYKKPTVTASSSSLQTTERDMNKLAGTNVSLQIQTKTVTVPQATVMSWIINDNGKATVSSQAVTNYVSALSQQYSTIKKTRQFNSQQQGTVSVPAGTYGWSINVSATTAMIVASVKAGQDLNKEIVHNGSGYSTDGDIGNTYVEVSKEKQHEWYIKDGKVVMDSDIVTGKPGQDTPSGVFYVWSKQRNATLRGKNDDGSDYASPVSYWMPIDYTGVGLHDSPWQPKYGGDWYKEHGSHGCVNNPPDFMAKLYAAVDEGTPVIVY, encoded by the coding sequence GTGAATAAGAAAAAATGGTGGCTCCTCGCGCTCGGCGCCGTAGTCATTCTTCTAGGCGGATTCTATATCTTCCGAAGTATGCACTACCGCGATCATTTTTTGCCCAATACAGAAGTTCTGGGCGTTGATGTTTCCGATCAAACCGTTAGCGCGGCAAATAAGAAACTCATCCAACAATTTAGTGAACGCCAATATACCTTTGTTGAAGATGATAAAAAAGTCTTGAAAGTCAAAGGCAGTGCTTTGGGTATCAGTCAAGACTTCAATCAAGGACTTACTCAAGTGCTGAATAAGCAAAATCCTTGGCAATGGACAACTTCCATTTTTGCGGGCCAAAAAGCCCATGCCGAGGAAGACCCGTCAATTAATAAGACGGCCTTAACCAAGTTTGCTCAGACGACTGCTGACAAGCTTAATCAAGGGCGTCAGGGGCCGGAAAATGCAAAACTAGTCGCGGATGGCACTAAATATAAGATTCAAAAAGAAGTCAACGGTACCCAAATCGATGCGGATAAGCTTGCAACAACGGTAACGAATGTCCTTGATAATCATCAGCAAACCGTTAATCTGGCCGCTGCGTACAAGAAGCCGACTGTTACCGCGTCTAGTAGCAGCTTGCAAACAACCGAACGCGACATGAACAAGCTGGCAGGGACTAATGTTTCATTGCAGATTCAGACCAAAACGGTGACCGTTCCGCAAGCAACCGTGATGAGTTGGATCATAAACGATAATGGCAAGGCAACGGTTTCAAGTCAGGCCGTTACCAATTACGTTTCTGCCTTATCGCAACAGTACAGCACCATCAAAAAAACGCGTCAATTCAACTCGCAACAACAAGGAACAGTGAGTGTTCCTGCTGGCACCTATGGCTGGAGCATTAATGTTAGCGCCACAACCGCCATGATTGTTGCCAGTGTCAAAGCCGGACAGGATCTCAATAAAGAAATTGTCCACAACGGTTCCGGTTACTCAACAGACGGCGACATTGGCAACACGTACGTTGAAGTATCCAAAGAAAAACAACATGAATGGTATATTAAAGATGGTAAAGTCGTCATGGACTCCGACATTGTCACCGGTAAGCCAGGTCAAGACACCCCATCCGGCGTCTTCTATGTCTGGTCCAAACAGCGTAACGCAACGCTACGTGGAAAAAACGACGATGGCAGCGACTACGCCAGTCCTGTTTCGTACTGGATGCCAATTGATTACACCGGGGTCGGCCTCCACGATAGTCCGTGGCAGCCTAAGTACGGCGGCGACTGGTACAAGGAACACGGATCGCATGGATGTGTCAACAACCCGCCAGACTTCATGGCAAAGTTGTATGCCGCAGTTGACGAAGGCACGCCTGTGATCGTGTATTAA